In Cherax quadricarinatus isolate ZL_2023a unplaced genomic scaffold, ASM3850222v1 Contig905, whole genome shotgun sequence, one DNA window encodes the following:
- the LOC128700998 gene encoding facilitated trehalose transporter Tret1-2 homolog, translated as MSRKSRKRSPSAKFVYEAPPAPQHCTQVLATLVVSLGPLCAGLGKGYSSPALASMAMLSAQGHHFSISEDQGSWIASLSLLGAFFGAVPGGMAIRFGRKKVLCAVAIPFALSWLLTVVAWNVSMLYVAALMGGVCSAVIAVVTPVYISEIAHPEIRGCLCALAKLSSNIGMLLSYLLGAFLNWRELATVTAVAPVCLFLAALFIPETPSFLLYSGRDSEAADALRWLRGSETDVARELTTMKANIATLRRDTISGRQRTAPRDLLRPLFITCGLMVFQKFSGANAFNFYAVPILAKTFVGLNPYRAAVVVAFVQICAGMASSALIDTVGRRPLLVFSNMLMSAALAAFGGYMYMKGLDKDENILARQQWKDSDWVPLFCILVIEIAFALGVSPISWLYIGELFPLKHRGLGSLAASVSYACSFVSVKTFVDLEFFLGLYGAFWLYSSVAALALVFTLIFVPETKGKSLQEMQSVDHQKETLI; from the exons ATGAGTAGAAAGTCTAGGAAGCGGTCACCCTCCGCCAAGTTTGTCTATGAGGCACCTCCAGCACcccaacactgtacacag GTGCTGGCCACCCTTGTTGTGTCACTGGGCCCTCTGTGTGCTGGCCTGGGCAAGGGGTATTCCTCGCCTGCCTTGGCCTCTATGGCCATGCTGTCTGCTCAGGGCCACCATTTCTCCATCAGTGAGGACCAGGGGTCATGGATAGCCTCCTTGTCACTGCTGGGGGCATTCTTCGGGGCCGTGCCGGGGGGCATGGCTATCAGGTTTGGGAGGAAGAAAGTGCTATGTGCTGTGGCTATACCCTTTGCCCTGTCGTGGCTGCTAACGGTGGTAGCGTGGAACGTTAGCATGTTGTATGTGGCAGCGCTGATGGGTGGTGTGTGCTCGGCTGTCATCGCTGTTGTCACGCCTGTCTACATCAGCGAAATCGCTCACCCGGAGATCCGGGGCTGTTTGTGTGCCTTAGCCAAGCTGAGTAGTAACATTGGTATGTTGCTTTCCTATCTGCTAGGAGCGTTTCTCAACTGGAGGGAACTGGCGACAGTTACTGCAGTGGCTCCAGTGTGCTTGTTCCTAGCAGCCTTGTTCATCCCAGAGACGCCAAGCTTTCTGTTATATAGTGGTCGTGACTCCGAAGCTGCCGATGCGCTGAGATGGCTACGTGGATCTGAAACCGACGTTGCTCGGGAGTTAACGACCATGAAGGCAAATATCGCTACTCTGCGCCGTGACACAATCTCCGGTCGTCAGCGCACGGCGCCGCGGGACCTCCTGCGGCCACTCTTCATCACCTGCGGCCTCATGGTCTTCCAGAAATTCAGTGGAGCCAACGCCTTCAACTTCTATGCTGTGCCCATTCTAGCCAAGACCTTCGTGGGCTTGAACCCCTACCGGGCGGCGGTAGTGGTGGCCTTCGTGCAGATCTGCGCGGGAATGGCATCCTCAGCTCTGATTGACACAGTTGGGCGTCGTCCCCTCCTGGTCTTCAGCAACATGCTCATGTCTGCTGCTCTAGCAGCCTTCGGAGGCTACATGTACATGAAGGGACTCGACAAGGATGAGAACATCCTCGCTCGCCAGCAGTGGAAAGACTCAGATTGGGTTCCTCTCTTCTGTATCCTCGTTATTGAAATAGCTTTTGCTCTTGGTGTTTCACCAATCAGTTGGCTCTACATCGGGGAGCTCTTCCCACTAAAGCACCGAGGGCTGGGCTCCTTAGCAGCATCCGTCAGCTACGCTTGCTCCTTCGTCAGCGTCAAGACCTTCGTCGATCTGGAGTTCTTCCTGGGTTTATATGGAGCCTTCTGGCTGTACTCCAGCGTCGCGGCTCTAGCTCTGGTCTTCACTCTTATATTCGTACCTGAGACTAAAGGAAAGAGCCTTCAAGAGATGCAGAGTGTAGATCATCAGAAGGAAACCCTGATATAG